The DNA window GGCCGCGCATGCCGAGCGGCGAGGCGTTGACGACGAGGTCGAGGCAGCCTTCGCGGTCGTCGAAGGCGAAATCAGTTGCCTGCGCGAAATGGGCAAGCGGCGCGGTGTAATGCTCGCCCGTGCCGGCGAGATCCTCGAGCATGCGGCGCGCCTTGTCCTCGTCGCGACCGGCAAGGACAAGGGTGAAACCGTTGACCGCCAGCGCAGCGACGATCGCCCGCGCCGCGCCGCCGGTGCCGATGACGCGCGCCATGCGAAACAGGTGCGGTGTGCGAAGAACGGGGGCGATCGGTTCGACAAAGCCCGGCGCATCGGTGTTCGTGCCCGCAAGTTCGCCGTCTTCCCCGCGAAAGACAGTGTTGACCGCCCCGATGGCGAGCGCCTGCGGCTCGACCCGGTCCAGCAGCGGCAGGATCGCCTGCTTCAGGGGCATGGTGACGTTGCAGCCTCGCCAGTCGGGGTCCACGCGGCGGCTTTCGAGATAGTCGGCAAGGCCGTCTTGGGTGACGCGCTCAGCGCGGTAATCGGCGTCGAGACCGAGCCGGTCGATCCAGAACCCGTGGATAGCGGGCGATTTCGACTGGGCGATGGGATCGCCGATCACTTCTACATAGGGCCGGCTCATGTCTCGACCACCCCGAGTTCGCGCAGCGCGCCAAGCACGGGGAGGAGCGGCATGCCGAGCACGGTGAACTGGTCGCCTTCGATATGGTCGAACAATTGCACGCCCAGCGCCTCGATCCGGAACACGCCAACGCAATGGCCGACTTCGGGCCATTCGGCGTCGAGATAGCTCTCGATGAAGCTGTACGACAATTCGCGCACATGGAGCCTCGCGCAGTCGGCATGGCTCCATTCGCAGCCGTCCCCGCGCAGGATTGCCGCGCCGCTGTGGAGTTCCATCACCTTGCCCGAGAAGAAGCGCAGGTGATCGGCGGCGGCTTCGCGGCTGTCGGGCTTGTCGAAACGGCGGCCGCCCACCACCACCAGCGAATCGCTCCCCAGCACCAGCGCGTCCGGGTGCGCGTTGGCGAGGGCGGCGGCCTTCGCGACGGCGAGCGCCTCGCCGACTTCGCCTGGCGCGGCGCCTTCGAGCGAGGCCTCGACCGCGCGCTCGTCGACATCGGCGGGGATCGCCTCGTAGGGGACGCCCGCGGCATCGAGCATCGCCCGGCGCGAGGCCGACTTGGACGCAAGGATCAGGCGCGGCGTCATATCGGCTTCGACACTCCGCCGATCTGCTGATCGCGGCGCGAGCGGTCC is part of the Erythrobacter litoralis genome and encodes:
- a CDS encoding shikimate dehydrogenase family protein — its product is MSRPYVEVIGDPIAQSKSPAIHGFWIDRLGLDADYRAERVTQDGLADYLESRRVDPDWRGCNVTMPLKQAILPLLDRVEPQALAIGAVNTVFRGEDGELAGTNTDAPGFVEPIAPVLRTPHLFRMARVIGTGGAARAIVAALAVNGFTLVLAGRDEDKARRMLEDLAGTGEHYTAPLAHFAQATDFAFDDREGCLDLVVNASPLGMRGQPPLAFDWSHAPPRSIAYDIVTDPVDTPFLESARERGHATISGLSMLVGQAAAAFEIFFGQSPPRDADGELMDLLRQ
- a CDS encoding Maf family protein, with the translated sequence MTPRLILASKSASRRAMLDAAGVPYEAIPADVDERAVEASLEGAAPGEVGEALAVAKAAALANAHPDALVLGSDSLVVVGGRRFDKPDSREAAADHLRFFSGKVMELHSGAAILRGDGCEWSHADCARLHVRELSYSFIESYLDAEWPEVGHCVGVFRIEALGVQLFDHIEGDQFTVLGMPLLPVLGALRELGVVET